The nucleotide sequence ACCAGATCAAGCCGGGCGATCCTGCGGAAGTGCGCCTTCTCGGAACCTCGGACGTGATCGCCGGACGCGTGAACTCCGTGCGCGGGGCGAGTGCGGCGGTGGAGGAGGTGACCCTCGCAGCCGTTCCCCCGAAGAGCAAGGGCAAGAATGCCCGCGTCCGGCTCATCCTCGATCAGAACGCGATGCAGACCGACTACGAAAACTTCTGCCATGTCGGACGCACCGTCCAAGTCCGGTTCGCACGGTCCGCGGCTACGCTGCCGTTCGTCAATTGGGTGAAGAGCCTGTGGTTCAGTATCTCCTAGAGCTGGACCTCGCTCCTCTCGCCCCGACCTGCCTCGTCGGAGCGTTCTTCTACGTCTTCGTGACGAACTGGCCCCGGGAGAAGACCTGGGCACGGAGCATCGCCTGCGCCTTCGTTCTCGCGGTGGCGGTGCGTTATCTCCTCTGGCGCTTCTTCCACACCGTGCTGCCGCATCCCGTCGACGGCAGCTTTGCCTTCATCTGGACTTGGGCCGTCTTCTGCGTGGAACTCGGCGCCTTCGCCGACATCCTGCTCTTCCTCGTGGTGATGAGCCGCTCGGTCGATCGGAGCGCCGAGGCGAGCCGGCTGGAGCAGGCCTTCTTCGCGCGCCCGGAATCGGAATTGCCGACGGTCGATGTCTTCATCCCGACCTACAACGAGCCGCTCGACGTGCTGGAGCGGACCATCGTCGGGGCGCTCGCACTCGATTACCCGCGAGACAAGCTCAAGGTCTACGTCCTCGATGACAAGCGGCGCGATTGGCTGAAAAAGTATTGCGAGGAAAAGGGCGCGATCCACGTCACCCGGCCGGACAATTCCCACGCCAAGGCCGGCAACATGAACAACGGCCTCAAGGTCTCCTCGGGCGATTTCATCGCGATTTTCGATGCGGATTTCGTGCCCTACCGCAATTTCCTGCGCCGCACGCTGCCCTTCTTCACCGATCCGACGATCGGCATCGTTCAGACTCCGCAGCACTTCTTCAACAAGGATCCGGTCCAGTCGAACCTCTCGCTCGAGAAGGTCTGGCCCGACGAGCAGCGGCTGTTCTTCGACGAGATGGCCGCGAGTCGCGATGCCTGGGACGTGAGCTTCTGCTGCGGCTCCTGCTCGATCGCCCGGCGCGCCGCGCTCGACGTGATCGGCGGGTTTCCCCACGACTCGATCACCGAGGATCTGCTCACGACGCTGGCCATGCTCAACAAGGGCTACAAGACCCGCTACCTCAACGAGCGCCTGTCAATGGGCCTCGCGGCGGAGAACCTGAAGGGATACTTCGTTCAGCGGGGCCGCTGGTGCCGCGGCGGCATCCAGACGATCTACCTGCATAACGGCCCCCTGCGCGGGCCGGGCCTGAACCTGTTCCAGCGGGCGATGTTCCTGCCGCTGTCGTGGCTGATGCAATACACGACGCGGTTCGTGATTCTCGTGGTCCCGGCCGTCTACCTCTGGACCGGCGCGGCACCACTCTACTTCACCGGCTCGCAGGACATCGTCTTCTATCAGCTGCCCGTGCTCACGGCCTACTTCCTGCTGATGGGATGGCTGACGCCGACGCGCTACCTGCCGCTGGTGTCGAGTGCGGTGGGCACCTTCGCGACCTTCCGCATGCTCCCCGTGGTGATCTCCAGCGTGATCAAGCCCTTCGGCGTGCCGTTTCGCGTGAC is from Methylorubrum sp. B1-46 and encodes:
- a CDS encoding glycosyltransferase, which encodes MVQYLLELDLAPLAPTCLVGAFFYVFVTNWPREKTWARSIACAFVLAVAVRYLLWRFFHTVLPHPVDGSFAFIWTWAVFCVELGAFADILLFLVVMSRSVDRSAEASRLEQAFFARPESELPTVDVFIPTYNEPLDVLERTIVGALALDYPRDKLKVYVLDDKRRDWLKKYCEEKGAIHVTRPDNSHAKAGNMNNGLKVSSGDFIAIFDADFVPYRNFLRRTLPFFTDPTIGIVQTPQHFFNKDPVQSNLSLEKVWPDEQRLFFDEMAASRDAWDVSFCCGSCSIARRAALDVIGGFPHDSITEDLLTTLAMLNKGYKTRYLNERLSMGLAAENLKGYFVQRGRWCRGGIQTIYLHNGPLRGPGLNLFQRAMFLPLSWLMQYTTRFVILVVPAVYLWTGAAPLYFTGSQDIVFYQLPVLTAYFLLMGWLTPTRYLPLVSSAVGTFATFRMLPVVISSVIKPFGVPFRVTPKGSGNEENAFDAYTFFSIAFWIAVTALGLVINIVPEWSRIGEGEFSLVSAYWAALNILVLLVAALICFEKSRPLLDSFATDEPARIVAADRTLDARIVSLSLDRGVASFPTDPGLRPGDRIRIEMERFPHLDATVEDVTPGRRRKPACLRFSYALAGERRDAMIVRLYTGQYSQDIDDIDKSAIAHGLWHRLFGRGGTYGPA